AATAAGCTTTCAAGTCTCAATTCTATGAAAACCGAGCTAGTCGGTATGCAAGCGGAAATTTCTGAACAAAAAGCGCAAAATGATTTATTAAAGGAACAGCTTAAACAACAAGAACAAAATGGAATTGCCCAAAAGACTGACTTGCAAAATCAAGACAGTAATCTTGCTTCAAAAGAAGCAGCTATTGAAGTCGGACAAAGACCACATACAGATTCAGAGAGCAATGGAAATTCGTTCAGTGTACCTACTAGCACATATTCCGCTAGTGGCAATGGAAATATCAGTGATGTGATTAAGGCAGGTTATAAGTATATCGGGAATTCTGTTTATGTATTTGGTGGCGGAAGAAGTGCGAGCGATATTGCTAATGGCAGATTTGATTGTTCAGGCTTTGTTCATTGGGCATTTTCTCAAGCAGGTGTTTCTGTAGGTTCTAGCACAGATTCGTTAACATCTGCTGGAAGTCAAGTTTCTTCAAGTGATATGCAACCTGGGGATCTAGTATTCTTTAATACTTACAAAACAGATGGTCATGTTGGAATTTATATTGGGGGAGGCCAATTTATTGGCTCTCAAAGCTCAACAGGAGTAGCTGTTGCTAACATGACAAGCGGCTACTGGAAACAACATTTTAATGGCCGTGTAGTTAGAGTTTTAAATTAAATTCATAATTGTTAAAAGATGCGGGGCCATTTAGCAGGCCCCGCTTTTGATATTTATTTTCTTTTTTCAAATCATTTGATACAATTCAATTCAGTGAGTATCAATAGCAAAAGGAGCATTCGTTGTTTTAAAGATATTGCCAGCAAACATCATAAGAAAGTAGGAGAATTAAATACCAATGGATTTATTAATGATTTTAAAAGCAATTATATTAGGATTAGTAGAAGGTGTAACCGAATTCGCCCCAGTATCATCTACAGGGCATATGATTATTGTCGATGATATGTGGTTAAAGTCTGGAGAAGTTTTGACCAAGCATGTTGCCAATACTTTTAAAGTAGTCATTCAGCTAGGCTCAATTTTAGCGGTAGTAATTACGTTTTGGGATCGCTTTATTGGCTTTTTAGGATTAGGACCACAGGGAAAACATGCTGTTCCTGGGCAGGGACGCCTTAAGCTAATGCCGGTTATTGTTGGTTTAATACCTGCAGGTGTTTTAGGGGTACTTTTTAATAGTTATATTGATGACCATTTATTTTCAACTATTACTGTATTAATTGGTTTAGTGCTAGGAGCCGTATTAATGATTTTAGCCGATCTTTTCGGCCCGAAAACGCCAAAAACGGAAACGGTTGATCAGATTACATATAAACAAGCAATTACAGTTGGTCTTGTTCAATGTTTATCACTATGGCCTGGATTTTCTCGGTCTGGATCGACAATATCTGGAGGAGTTCTAGTTGGCATGAGTCACCGTGCAGCAGCTGACTTTACTTTTATCATGGCTGTTCCGATTATGGCTGGGGCGAGTTTTCTTTCGCTGATGAAAAACTGGCATTACCTAACGGTTGCTGACCTACCGTTTTTCATTGCAGGATTTATTAGTGCCTTTTTGTTTGCATTAATTTCGATCCGCTTCTTCCTAAAACTTATTAATAAAGTTAAACTTATTCCATTTGCTGTGTATCGGATCCTATTAGCAATTGTCATCTACTTTATTTATTTTTAGGATAAATGGACCAAAAAGAATTCCCCTTTAGTTAGTAGCGAGGAATTCTTTTATTGTTAAGGAAAAATAAAAAAATTCGAACCTAATAATGAAAAGTATAGTCCTTTAACATGACTTCGAAAAAGGAAATGGTGCTAAGGGATATGAATGATGGAACAATTTTATTTTGGAAAAAAGAAAAAAAAACGTTAATGGTAGCAGCAATCCTACTTATCATATTTCTACTCCCGCCCTTTTTATTGGGTGAAAACACTCATATTCGTGAGCATGATAATTTAGATTCGAATATTGCTTGGTATAAAGTTTTAAATGATAGTGGACAATTATTTGGACCAATCGATTCGACTATTCCCCAGATAATCAACGGGTTGCCACGAAATGCATTTGGTACAGAGTTTAGTGGCATTCAATGGCTTTATGAAGGTTTTTCGCCTATTGTGGCATATGCATTAAGTCAGTCCATTACAAGAATTTTTGCGTTTATTGGTATGTATCTTCTCTTAAGGAGACATTTTGTAAGACATGAAGATGCCTATCAAATTCGGGTTTGGGTTGCCTTAGCATTTGCACTGACCCCTTTCTGGCCCTCGGGTATGCTAAGTACACTAGGACAACCGTTAGCTTTATGGGCTTTTCTGAATATTCGTGAGAAAAAATCTTCCTGGAAAGAATGGCTAACATTGAGTTTGCTCCCGTTCTATTCAAGCTTTGTTCTTGGGTTTTTCTTCTTTTTAGTTGCGATAGGGCTTTTGTGGCTCCGGGATGGATGGGTAAAAAAAGATTGGAATCTACGCTTTCTGTTGAGCATTGCACTTATGACTGTCATCTTTCTTGGTATCGAGTACCGTCTTGTTGTTTCCTTGCTATTCCCAACGGCTCCAACCAGTAGAAATGAATTTGTAAGCTCAACACTTGGCTTTTGGCATTCGGTTAGGCTTGCTGGTGAAAATTACTTATTGGGTCATACACATGTCATGACCCTGCATACACCGGTTATTTTCCCATTAACACTAATCGTCATTTGGTTTTTTTTAAAGGACAAGCTCTGGAAAAAAGAAAAGCGTTACGTATCACTATTTATCCTAAATATTGTCCTCTCAATTTGGTATGCATTTTGGTTCTATAAAGGTTGGGAGCCTCTGAAGGAAAAGGTTGGGCTATTGAATACGTTCAATTTTGCTCGTTTTCACTTTTTAAGGCCTTTGATCATTTATATGATGTATGCTGTTGGATCTGTTTTTTTATGGAATCGAAGTGTGAAATGGAAACAATTTGTAAAAATGTGTCTAGTCCTTCAGATTTTTATTTTATTTTGCGCAAATCCAGAAGTTTATTATCGTGTGGCAAAGACTCCCTCTTTTGAACAATTTTATGCGGAAAATGAATTTAACAAAATTGATGAATACATTGGTAAGCCGAAGTCTTCTTACAGGGTGGCAAGTATCGGTATTCATCCGGCGATTGCACAATATAATGGATTTTATACATTGGACACATATAACAATTTTTATCCGTTATCCTATAAGCATCAATTTCGAAAAATTATTGCGCATGAGCTAGACAAAAATAATTCCATCAAAAAGTACTTTGATACTTGGGGCGGAAGGTGTTATCTATTTGTTGCTGAATTAGGCAAAAATTATGATTTTAAAAAGGATTCGACGATGAAGATACATCATCTTGATTTAAACATGAATGCTTTTAAAAATATGGGCGGGCAATATATTTTCTCAGCAGTCCCGATCCTTAATGGGGAAAGTGACGGTCTTCATTTCCTTAAGTCATTTACAGATAAAGATTCTGCATGGAAAATCTATTTATATAAGGCGAAATAAGAAAAGCGCAAACGCCCTATTTAGCTAAAAAAGGAGGCCATCGATCATTGATGGCCTCCTTCTTCATTTACCAATATTGGTTCAGTATTGCCCCTTTTTTGAAAGACAAATAACCGTTGCCCTAAATAATTAGTGATCGTATAAAATCCTGTTCCAAATAGAACCGCCGCATCTGCTACATACTTTTTTTCGAAAAACGGAATTTGAGCAAATAAAATAGTAACTGTTTTTTCCCCAAGGTAATAGGAAATAAAGTAGCATAATAAAATAACTGCCGCAAATCGAGTCATACTTTTGCTCATAGAAGTGGTGCTTTTAAAAGTAAAAGTCCGATTTAAAAAGTAACTTACGCAAGCCCCAATAACGTTTCCGATGAATGTGGATGCCCAATAAGAACACGAAAAAACGTGGAGAAAAAGGTACATAAACGATAACCCCACGATTGTGTTAATGACTCCTACTAAAAGAAATCGAAAAAAGGAGTTCTTCATTTTTAATTGCTCCCTGTTTTAATTAATGATTTGTCCCTATTACTTTCCTTGGAATAAAGGTCTGTTTCAATGGAATAACGAGGTCGATGTTTTGTCTCCTCATATATTTTTCCGATGTATTCACCAATAAGACCAACACTCATAAGTAAAAGTCCGCCTATGAACCAGATCGAAATGATGATGGAAGTCCACCCGGATTCAGCGTGGCCCATAAATTTTACCACAAGAGCATATATCCCAGCCAACCCGCTTATAAAAAAAGAAATAAACCCCATAATTGTTATGATCCTGATGGGGATAACACTAAATGAAGTAATTCCATCAAATGCAAAAGCTAGCATCTTCTTTAAAGGATATTTTGAAACTCCGGCAAAACGGTCTTTTCTATCGTAATAAACTTCAGTTGTTTTTAAGCCGATTAAGGAGACAATACCTCGTAAGAACAAGTTCTGTTCGCGAAAAAGCAATAACTCCCTTAAGGCACGTTTACTCAATAAACGGTAATCAGCATGATTATAGATGATTTTTACACCTATTTTATTCATAAAACGGTAAAAACCCTGGGCTGTTGCTTTTTTAAAAAAGCTGTCTGTATCACGACTTTTCCGAACTCCATAGACAATATCATTTCCTTCAAAATACTTTACCATAAAATCTCTTATCACTGAAATATCATCCTGTAGATCTGCATCAATTGAAATAACGCAATCTGCCTTTTTTTCTGCTTTTTCTAAACCAGCAAGCAATGCTTTTTGATGTCCGAAGTTACGTGATAGCTTTAAACCTTTAATATAATGATATTTATGGGTGAGATCTTCGATAATGGTCCATGTTTTGTCATGACTTCCATCATCTACATATAGGATATTGCTTTCAGATGAGGCTAACTGTTCCATAATAAGGGATGATAACATTGAACCTAGTTGTTTTGTCGTTTCGAAAAGTACTTCTTCTTCGTTGTAACAGGGTACAACGATCGTTAGTACTGGTACATTCATAATTAAAGCCCCCATAAATTTTTAAAATAATTGATGTATTGCTATATCGTTAAAAGACACTTTAAGTTTCATAAAAGTTCATGGATTGGTGAAAAGTTATCAAAGTATATTCTTTGATGAACTTTTAAAGGAATATTACAGTCATTTTATTTGTACCTATTTAAATTTAGGACGATTTACAAAGTATTGTGAGGAGAAAAGGATGGTAATGAATAGTGAAGGAAAAATACTCATTCTCTCAGGAAGATTTGGGGAAGGACATCAACAAGTGGCGAATGCAATTAAAGAAGCTACAGCACTTGAATTTCCTAGTGTTGAGACGATTGTATTAGACTTTTTTGTCTGGGCATACCCTAATCTTTTTCCGATCAGTCATTATGTTTATATGAAAGGGATTAAAACATTTCCTCAAGTATACGGATATTTATATCAAAAAACGTATGAAGGAAACCCACTTACAGAAAAACTAAATTCCTTTTTTTCAATGGGGATAGGTAAAATGCTTTCACTATTACAAACAGAAAAGCCATCAGTGGTTGTCAGCACCTTCCCATTTGCATCAAGTATTATATCTAAATTAAAAGAATATGGATTAACCAATATTCCATTAGTGACTGTGATTACGGATCATACTCATCACAGTTATTGGCTACATCCATGTACGGATCAATATATTGTAGGGTCAATTGATACACAGGAAAACTTAATTCAATTAGGAATACCATCTGAAAAAATTGCTTGTACTGGAATACCAATTAGAACAAGATTCCTTGGAAATAGGAATCGAAAAGATTTGTACAGAAAGTATCAGCTTGAACCTAACATCTCCACAGTATTGATAATGGGGGGAGGGGAGGGTTTAATTGGGAAGGGCTTATTAAATTCAAAAGAATTAGAAGTATTTCCAATTCAATTGCAATTAATTATTTTATGTGGTCATAATGAAAAATTACGGCAGCATTTACAGAATGAATTAATTTCATCAAAGCATCTTATTCATATACTGGGATATACAGATGATGTTGATGAGCTAATGGCTGTATCTGAAATCATTGTAACGAAGCCAGGAGGGGTGACAACTTCTGAAGCACTTGCGATGGAATTGCCGATGCTCCTATACAAGCCTCTTCCAGGACAGGAACAAGATAATGCCCAATATTTAATTGATTCTGGTGCAGCTATTCAAGCAAATAGTCCTTCTGATTTATTTGATCATTTATTAAATTTACTTAACAAAAGAAGCCTTTTGGAAAAAATGAAGGAAAATGCACGAAATATTCAAACAAAAAAGGCTGCATTTTTTGCATTAGGGGTCATTAATCAATCAATGGTTAATAACGCTCTTTTTTCAAAAGAATTCATTACAACAACTAAATTTAAATCATATCGGCATATAAAAAAATCTATGTTAGTGTCTCAAGGCCGTTAACGTCCTAATTGAAAATTTTAATCTGCTTTCCTGGCTACCTAATTACGCTTTAAGATTCAAAAGAGAGGAGTATTTAATTGATTTTTGTTGCAACCATTATTATTTTTTTAGTTTTATTTTTACTTTATACAGTTATTCCTTATATATTGTCATCATGGGCTGGTTTTGGTGTTTATCGTAAAGGAATCAGGACAAGGCAAATTGCCTTTACATTTGATGATGGACCAAGTCCAACATATACGAATGAATTGCTTGATTTATTAAACCAACATCAAATAAAAGCCAGCTTCTTTGTTGTGGGGTCAAAGGCTGAAAATTATCCTGAAATTATCCAAAGGATGTACAGGGAAGGTCATTTAATAGGAATTCATAACTATGTTCATCAGTCAAATTGGTTTATGTCACCTTGGAAAGTGAAGCAAGGATTAGAGAAATCGGTTCAGGTCATTGAAAATATAATTGGTGTCAAACCTACCTTTTATCGTCCACCGTGGGGAGTATTGAATCTATTTGACTTTTTTATTCATAAAAAGTACCGGATTATATTATGGTCGCTGATGGTTGGAGATTGGCGAAGTAAGGGAGGTAGTAAGAAAATAGAATCAAGACTTCTTGAAAGGGTTAAACCCGGAGATATTGTTTTATTACACGATTGTGGTGACACATGGGGTGCAAATGAAGATGCACCCCAATTTACAATAGAAGCATTAAAGAGAGTAATTTTAGAATTGTCTAAACAGGGATATACTTATTCCCGAGTCGATGAAATGATACAGTGAAATACAAACAGAAAGAGACTTACCTAAAGTGGTAAGTCCCTTTTTTTACGCAATTACGATTATTGAATATGTTTTTATGGTAAAATTGACAAATATGTGACGTATGTAATAGATTTATCGTTTATAAGTGGTTAAACTAATAATATAAGGAAAGGAGGACTCTGTATGATTATTGTGCCATCATATATTGGATTGTGGTTGCTGCAAATTTTCTGTATTTTATTTCCAATGCTATTGTTTCAATCGTATTTTCGTAAGAAATTTGGTCAAATTAAAGTTCAGAAAACCATCTTTAGTGTCCTTTGTGGTATTTCAATTATTATTTGTATGACATTTCCTGTATCTATTAGCAAAGATTATATTTTGGATTTTCGCTTTATCCCGTTGATTATGGCCTTTTTGTTCGGTGGCTATAGGGTTGGTCTTTTCCTCTCTATTCTCCTAATGTCCTATCGTTTCATGATTGGTGGAATGGGCTTTTACTTGGGAGGATTATGGATGACAGTCCTCTTACTTGTGGCATTTCACTATACCATACCCCGTTCAGGAAAAATGAATCCAAAATTCGAAAAATCTTATCCTTACCTTTTATTAACTATTTCACTTGTATTTTTTGCATTAGGCACGCAATTTTTGGATGATTATTCTTTTTCACAACAAGAATTTGTTTTATGGCTTTGGTTTTCTATATTTAACTTTATAACTTTTTGGATGGCATTATTTTTCCAAAATTCGATGAGGGAAATGGAAGACATGACAACGAAAGTTATCCAGTTTGAGAAAAATCATACAATTAATCATATGCTCGTTTATATTTCACAACAGATGATTTCTCCACTCAAATCTGCTGAGGGCTTTTTGAATATGGTTCAAGAGGAACCGGTATCTTCTAGCCAATCATATCATCTTCTTCAAACAAAGAATGAATTGAAACAGGCAGTACGTTGCCTTGATCATTATCTTACGTTTATGGGGGAAAAGTGGGAGGAACAAGGAGATTTAAGTTTCATTACTGAACTTGAGCAAGTTGTTGAACTGATGAAGTCATATGCAGATATGCATCAGGTAGACTTAATTTATACTTCGACAGCTGACGATCAAATTGCGATTAAAGGAGATCCATCTTTATTGCGGTTTGCATTATTGAATATTATTAAAAATGCTATTGAAGCTTGTTCCCCAAATGGTCGTGTGAATATATGCTTACATGAGATGTTAAAGGAAGTTTATATCATTGTTGAGGATAATGGGAGTGGTATCCCTGCAAAAATCCTCAACCAACTTGGCCAACCGCTCCCTTCTGGAAAAGTGAATGGAACTGGCCTTGGCTTAGCTTCAACCTATAAGATCACAGAATCAATGGGCGGAAGGGTTGAAGTTGAATCGACACCAAATGAAGGAACAACCTTTAGTCTGTACTTTCCTAAATGGGCTATTTGACTAATTTTAAAAAACAAACATAAATTAACCAGTAAAAACAAGCCAACAACAAATCTGTTGTTGGTTTTTTATGCTAATCAGAATTTAATTCTGATTAGCATAAATGCAACTACTCCGCTGTCATCGCCCTTAGGGAATCGCCAATCGGTGAGTTTTCTTTATTCATATTTTTATTAGAAATATGAAGGGAAAAAGTCCATTTAAGAAAGGGCTTATTCCTTTTTTAAATATTTGGGGATTTCGCTCATGTGCCTATTGCACATTTTTGCCTAGCTGAATAGGATATATAGACTTACAAAAAGGAGGTAATGAAATATGGGTGCAGCAGTTGGCTACGGCGGCGGTTTTGCCCTGTTGGTTGTTTTATTTATCTTATTAATCATTATCGGAGCCTCTTGGGGCTTTGGAGGATTCTATTAATAAATAAAAGGAGGTTATCATTATGTTTGGATACGGTGGCTACGGCTATGGTGGCGGATGTTGTGGTGGTTATGGTGGTGTAGGTTTCGGTGGAGGATTCGCTTTAATCGTAGTATTATTCATCCTCTTGATTATTGTAGGTGCTGCTTGTTTTAGATTTTAAAATTCAATATGAGTAAAGAAAAAAGTGGGTTTTCCCACTTTTTTCTTTTTTTAAAAAGGGGAAAAGTGCTAAGTAACGGACCTTGTTGGTATGAAAATCCACTTTTTCCATGGAAAAAAATAAGGGTTGGGTGAGTGCGGGATCCATGTTACGGTAGATAGATACAAATAAGGATGAGGGAGGACACAACATGAAACGATTTGCCTATTTTCTAATTGTTATCGTTTTTTTGAACGTGTTGATTCATCCAGGTCCAACACACCATGTTAGTGCAAAAACACTTGATTCTACGAAAATTTACAAAGTTAACAAAGGAGATACTTTTTATCAAATAGCGGTTAAATTTGGGGTTTCCAAAATAGAATTAAAAAAATGGAATGAAGGTCAAGATTATGTACTTACGCCTGGGAAAAAAATCATTATTCCAAAACAGGTTCCCAAGCAGGATAAAGAGTTATTGGCAAGGCTTGTTACAGCTGAGGCGAAAGGAGAACCATTTGCTGGAAAAGTAGCTGTAGCTACAGTGGTTTTAAATCGGGTCGACAGCAATGAGTTTCCTGATACAATTCATGATGTGATTTATGAAAAGCAGCAATTTGAACCAGTTCAAAATGGAATGATAAATAAACCAGCTGGGGATGAAGCTAAAAAAGCTGTAAATGAAGCGATTGCTAAAAAAGGTAATATTACAGACGCATTATATTTCTACAACCCAGATTTAACAGACAACAAATGGTTAAAGGCGAAAAAAACAACCGAAGTTATTGGAAACCATCGTTTTGCTATCTAATGAGAGCTTTTCATAATTAGAAGATGACCAAGCTGAATACGGGAATGAATAAACTCTAATCATGCCCGCAATCGACCATTTTTTATGACAAGGGTTACAAAGAGTCCCAATATGCGCCCCGAACCAACTTAAAGTCGAGACAGTGGGATTTCATTAGCTAAAGCAGAATTTATATTCATAAATTCTGCTAGCGTATAAGGGCAACCAGGCAATCACCCGCCCTAATGCCTGGTGCTATCCAAGTTTTCTTCATTCTTCCACTTTTGAAACTTCTCTAATTCAGGTGTGATTTTTCTGATGGCATAACTGATGACTGCGGCATCATCAACTATTCCCAGACCAACGATGAAGTCTGGGATAACATCAATGGGGGCAACAAAATAAACAATGGCTCCAAGAATGGTTAGAATCGTTCCCTTTGAAACTTCGCGATATTCTCCCTTTGTGTATGCCTTTATGAGTTCAAAAAATAGCTGAAGTTTCTCCCATACATTTCCCAAAATGCCCTTTTCATCATTAGCTTTTTGAATGGCTAGCTGCAAGAGTCCCTCTGTTTTTTCAGGATGATTAAGATATTCCTCTGCTTTTCCTTTATATTTTTGTTGCACATTTTCTAAATCTAATGCTTTTTTACTTAACAAGACCAACACTTCCTTTTTAATTGATCGTGTTAGTTTACCACTAAAAAGGATAATTCATTTAAAAAAGAGGCTGGGACAAAACCCACCTCTGAGATGAAAAAGCCGGTGGAATTTTACGATAAGTAAAATTTCACCGGCTTTGATTATTTTCCAATAAAAATAAGGGCCACTTCTGATAAAATAAAGTTACCACACCAAATTTCATCCGAAAGAAGGGTCCTTATGTTCAAAAATTATATCATGAATCAATTAGTTTTGCCTTTAGATTTAGAAGTAAAATTACAAAATAATGATATTGCCTACCATGTCCATCATTTAGTTGAAAGTATCCCTCATGAAGCGTTCGAACCATTTCTTCGAAATGAGGGTTGCCCAGCCTATCATCCACGCATGATGCTTAAAATTATCTTATGTGCCTACACACAATCTGTCTTTTCAGGGCGTAAAATTGAAGCCTTATTAAAAGATAGTATCCGTATGATGTGGCTGGCTCAAGGACATGAACCAAGCTACCGCACAATAAACCGATTCCGTGTTCAATCAGAAGTGAAAGATTTAATCCGCCAATGTTTCGTCCAATTCCGTTGCCAATTGATTGAAGAAAAACTTATCGATCAAGAAGCGGTTTTTATCGATGGCACAAAGATTGAAGCAAATGCGAATAAATTTACGTTTGTCTGGAAGAAATCGGTTGAGAAATATCATCAAAGTTTAATTGAAAAGTCAAATCAGCTATACAATGAACTACTTGAGAACGAAATCATACCTGAAATTAAATGTGAAAGCGATGAACAGTTATCATTGGAAGAGATCGCTCAATTGGTTAAAAAAGTGGACGATGTCGTAACCGAGTATGATAAACAAATTGAAGTATCGACAGACGTTCTAGAACGAAAAGCCTTAAGAAGTGAACGTAAATACCCGAAACAAGTGCGTAAACAGTTGATTGATTTTGTCTTACGAAAACAGAAATACCAACAAGACTTTGAAATATTTGGCACACGTAATAGCTATTCTAAAACAGATCCGGATGCGACATTTATGCGAATGAAAGATGATTATATGCAAAACGGACAATTGAAGGCAGGTTACAATGTACAAATCGCAACGGAAGGTCAATACGCGCTTGCCTATAGTTTATTTTCAAACCCAACAGATACACGTACGTTAATTCCATTTCTAGATGAGATCGAGCAGCATTATTTCGAGTTACCGAAACACATTGTCGCAGA
The Neobacillus sp. PS3-40 genome window above contains:
- a CDS encoding NlpC/P60 family protein, with the translated sequence MKKKIATLSTTIMIGLGSVIAIPTVDAASFQNQKSIIQGQRSGIQAGITKANADISQAQNGLTKLNEQIKRVDQAIIDNKNMIDSTEMKISDTKLEVTQLQKQVSIIKDRIAKRNLVLKKRALSFQETGGNVSYIDVLLGASSFSNLIERIGAVTTMVEADQDLLKQHEADKQEVEKKETTVINKLSSLNSMKTELVGMQAEISEQKAQNDLLKEQLKQQEQNGIAQKTDLQNQDSNLASKEAAIEVGQRPHTDSESNGNSFSVPTSTYSASGNGNISDVIKAGYKYIGNSVYVFGGGRSASDIANGRFDCSGFVHWAFSQAGVSVGSSTDSLTSAGSQVSSSDMQPGDLVFFNTYKTDGHVGIYIGGGQFIGSQSSTGVAVANMTSGYWKQHFNGRVVRVLN
- a CDS encoding undecaprenyl-diphosphate phosphatase, encoding MDLLMILKAIILGLVEGVTEFAPVSSTGHMIIVDDMWLKSGEVLTKHVANTFKVVIQLGSILAVVITFWDRFIGFLGLGPQGKHAVPGQGRLKLMPVIVGLIPAGVLGVLFNSYIDDHLFSTITVLIGLVLGAVLMILADLFGPKTPKTETVDQITYKQAITVGLVQCLSLWPGFSRSGSTISGGVLVGMSHRAAADFTFIMAVPIMAGASFLSLMKNWHYLTVADLPFFIAGFISAFLFALISIRFFLKLINKVKLIPFAVYRILLAIVIYFIYF
- a CDS encoding DUF6044 family protein; this encodes MNDGTILFWKKEKKTLMVAAILLIIFLLPPFLLGENTHIREHDNLDSNIAWYKVLNDSGQLFGPIDSTIPQIINGLPRNAFGTEFSGIQWLYEGFSPIVAYALSQSITRIFAFIGMYLLLRRHFVRHEDAYQIRVWVALAFALTPFWPSGMLSTLGQPLALWAFLNIREKKSSWKEWLTLSLLPFYSSFVLGFFFFLVAIGLLWLRDGWVKKDWNLRFLLSIALMTVIFLGIEYRLVVSLLFPTAPTSRNEFVSSTLGFWHSVRLAGENYLLGHTHVMTLHTPVIFPLTLIVIWFFLKDKLWKKEKRYVSLFILNIVLSIWYAFWFYKGWEPLKEKVGLLNTFNFARFHFLRPLIIYMMYAVGSVFLWNRSVKWKQFVKMCLVLQIFILFCANPEVYYRVAKTPSFEQFYAENEFNKIDEYIGKPKSSYRVASIGIHPAIAQYNGFYTLDTYNNFYPLSYKHQFRKIIAHELDKNNSIKKYFDTWGGRCYLFVAELGKNYDFKKDSTMKIHHLDLNMNAFKNMGGQYIFSAVPILNGESDGLHFLKSFTDKDSAWKIYLYKAK
- a CDS encoding GtrA family protein, translating into MKNSFFRFLLVGVINTIVGLSFMYLFLHVFSCSYWASTFIGNVIGACVSYFLNRTFTFKSTTSMSKSMTRFAAVILLCYFISYYLGEKTVTILFAQIPFFEKKYVADAAVLFGTGFYTITNYLGQRLFVFQKRGNTEPILVNEEGGHQ
- a CDS encoding glycosyltransferase family 2 protein, producing MNVPVLTIVVPCYNEEEVLFETTKQLGSMLSSLIMEQLASSESNILYVDDGSHDKTWTIIEDLTHKYHYIKGLKLSRNFGHQKALLAGLEKAEKKADCVISIDADLQDDISVIRDFMVKYFEGNDIVYGVRKSRDTDSFFKKATAQGFYRFMNKIGVKIIYNHADYRLLSKRALRELLLFREQNLFLRGIVSLIGLKTTEVYYDRKDRFAGVSKYPLKKMLAFAFDGITSFSVIPIRIITIMGFISFFISGLAGIYALVVKFMGHAESGWTSIIISIWFIGGLLLMSVGLIGEYIGKIYEETKHRPRYSIETDLYSKESNRDKSLIKTGSN
- a CDS encoding glycosyltransferase — translated: MVMNSEGKILILSGRFGEGHQQVANAIKEATALEFPSVETIVLDFFVWAYPNLFPISHYVYMKGIKTFPQVYGYLYQKTYEGNPLTEKLNSFFSMGIGKMLSLLQTEKPSVVVSTFPFASSIISKLKEYGLTNIPLVTVITDHTHHSYWLHPCTDQYIVGSIDTQENLIQLGIPSEKIACTGIPIRTRFLGNRNRKDLYRKYQLEPNISTVLIMGGGEGLIGKGLLNSKELEVFPIQLQLIILCGHNEKLRQHLQNELISSKHLIHILGYTDDVDELMAVSEIIVTKPGGVTTSEALAMELPMLLYKPLPGQEQDNAQYLIDSGAAIQANSPSDLFDHLLNLLNKRSLLEKMKENARNIQTKKAAFFALGVINQSMVNNALFSKEFITTTKFKSYRHIKKSMLVSQGR
- a CDS encoding polysaccharide deacetylase family protein is translated as MIFVATIIIFLVLFLLYTVIPYILSSWAGFGVYRKGIRTRQIAFTFDDGPSPTYTNELLDLLNQHQIKASFFVVGSKAENYPEIIQRMYREGHLIGIHNYVHQSNWFMSPWKVKQGLEKSVQVIENIIGVKPTFYRPPWGVLNLFDFFIHKKYRIILWSLMVGDWRSKGGSKKIESRLLERVKPGDIVLLHDCGDTWGANEDAPQFTIEALKRVILELSKQGYTYSRVDEMIQ
- a CDS encoding ATP-binding protein — its product is MIIVPSYIGLWLLQIFCILFPMLLFQSYFRKKFGQIKVQKTIFSVLCGISIIICMTFPVSISKDYILDFRFIPLIMAFLFGGYRVGLFLSILLMSYRFMIGGMGFYLGGLWMTVLLLVAFHYTIPRSGKMNPKFEKSYPYLLLTISLVFFALGTQFLDDYSFSQQEFVLWLWFSIFNFITFWMALFFQNSMREMEDMTTKVIQFEKNHTINHMLVYISQQMISPLKSAEGFLNMVQEEPVSSSQSYHLLQTKNELKQAVRCLDHYLTFMGEKWEEQGDLSFITELEQVVELMKSYADMHQVDLIYTSTADDQIAIKGDPSLLRFALLNIIKNAIEACSPNGRVNICLHEMLKEVYIIVEDNGSGIPAKILNQLGQPLPSGKVNGTGLGLASTYKITESMGGRVEVESTPNEGTTFSLYFPKWAI
- a CDS encoding YjcZ family sporulation protein, which produces MGAAVGYGGGFALLVVLFILLIIIGASWGFGGFY
- a CDS encoding YjcZ family sporulation protein, which codes for MFGYGGYGYGGGCCGGYGGVGFGGGFALIVVLFILLIIVGAACFRF
- a CDS encoding cell wall hydrolase; translated protein: MKRFAYFLIVIVFLNVLIHPGPTHHVSAKTLDSTKIYKVNKGDTFYQIAVKFGVSKIELKKWNEGQDYVLTPGKKIIIPKQVPKQDKELLARLVTAEAKGEPFAGKVAVATVVLNRVDSNEFPDTIHDVIYEKQQFEPVQNGMINKPAGDEAKKAVNEAIAKKGNITDALYFYNPDLTDNKWLKAKKTTEVIGNHRFAI
- a CDS encoding YkvA family protein; the protein is MLSKKALDLENVQQKYKGKAEEYLNHPEKTEGLLQLAIQKANDEKGILGNVWEKLQLFFELIKAYTKGEYREVSKGTILTILGAIVYFVAPIDVIPDFIVGLGIVDDAAVISYAIRKITPELEKFQKWKNEENLDSTRH